The Ranitomeya variabilis isolate aRanVar5 chromosome 7, aRanVar5.hap1, whole genome shotgun sequence genome includes a window with the following:
- the GLIS2 gene encoding zinc finger protein GLIS2 encodes MHSLDEPLDLKLSISKLRAAREKRDRNGGNMKKISVHHELMIRDDGTTVITPICPSPPPGFLPRFREGDSPPFSTPPIVDLSLSPLSGMDSPSRASLSPERVTGGDTPLDTPSLRCRGDMAPSPFQFFLPLSSGLQLPPSMFLTPPKEKRLSLEYTEQKQLVCQWAKCNRLFELLQELVDHVNDFHVKPEKDAGYCCHWEGCARRGRGFNARYKMLIHIRTHTNERPHCCPTCHKSFSRLENLKIHNRSHTGEKPYMCPYEGCNKRYSNSSDRFKHTRTHYVDKPYYCKMPGCQKRYTDPSSLRKHIKAHGHFISHQQRQLLKIHQPPKLPASGDGSYAGGAQLIIPNPAAIFGSQTLPIPLAPGPLDLSSLACSGVASALAGLPNPMLTLAGSPLNLAKGSLLSQAYSAAGLGLPLVSLIAAGKSENEKRPKSQRSDSGERTEGSKMRPSSADALSLLPSGVLDLSPGMGSDSLLPGWVVIPPGSLLLKPAVVN; translated from the exons ATGCACTCACTGGACGAGCCCCTGGACCTGAAGCTGAGTATCTCTAAGCTGCGGGCAGCACGAGAGAAGAGAGATCGCAATGGGGGTAACATGAAGAAAATATCTGTGCACCACGAGCTGATGATACGGGACGATGGAACGACTGTCATCACCCCTATCTGCCCCTCACCCCCTCCAG GGTTCCTGCCTCGTTTTCGGGAGGGAGACAGCCCCCCATTCTCTACTCCACCAATCGTGGACCTCAGTCTGTCTCCCCTTTCTGGTATGGACTCCCCCAGCCGGGCGTCTCTGTCCCCAGAAAGGGTGACTGGTGGAGACACTCCATTG GACACTCCATCACTGCGCTGCAGGGGTGATATGGCTCCCAGCCCGTTCCAGTTTTTCCTGCCTCTCAGCTCTGGTCTACAGCTACCCCCATCCATGTTCCTGACCCCACCTAAGGAGAAGCGTCTGTCCCTGGAGTACACAGAACAAAAACAGCTGGTGTGTCAGTGGGCAAAG TGCAACCGCCTGTTCGAGTTATTGCAAGAGTTGGTGGATCACGTTAATGATTTCCATGTGAAGCCAGAAAAAGATGCCGGATATTGCTGCCACTGGGAGGGATGTGCCCGCCGGGGACGAGGCTTCAATGCCAG GTATAAGATGCTGATTCACATCCGCACCCACACTAACGAGAGGCCGCATTGCTGCCCGACTTGTCACAAAAGTTTCTcacggctggaaaacctgaagatcCACAACCGATCACACACAG GTGAAAAACCTTACATGTGTCCCTACGAGGGCTGCAACAAGCGTTACTCCAACTCCAGCGACCGCTTCAAGCACACGCGCACCCACTACGTGGACAAGCCCTACTATTGCAAGATGCCCGGGTGTCAGAAACGCTACACGGACCCCAGCTCTCTACGGAAACACATCAAGGCGCACGGCCACTTCATCTCCCATCAGCAGCGCCAGTTATTGAAGATACACCAGCCACCCAAATTACCAGCGTCCGGGGACGGCAGCTACGCCGGCGGTGCCCAGCTCATTATTCCCAACCCAGCAGCCATCTTTGGCAGTCAGACCCTGCCCATCCCATTGGCACCGGGACCTTTAGACCTGAGCTCGCTGGCTTGCAGCGGTGTAGCGTCTGCTCTGGCGGGGTTACCAAACCCCATGTTGACACTTGCAGGGTCCCCTCTCAACTTGGCCAAGGGCTCCCTGCTGTCCCAGGCTTACTCCGCGGCGGGGCTCGGATTGCCTTTAGTCTCTCTGATTGCAGCAGGGAAATCGGAAAATGAAAAACGACCTAAGAGTCAAAGGTCAGACAGCGGTGAAAGGACTGAAGGGTCAAAAATGAGGCCTAGCTCAGCAGATGCACTGTCTCTGCTACCCAGCGGGGTCTTAGATCTCTCGCCTGGCATGGGCTCAGATTCTCTACTGCCTGGATGGGTGGTCATCCCTCCGGGGTCCTTGTTACTGAAACCAGCGGTGGTCAACTGA